The Ectothiorhodospiraceae bacterium 2226 region CCCGCAGCGGTCCATGCCATGCGCATCAACTACCTCCTTGTTTGACCGAAGCGGACACCAGCCCGCGGCCGCGACCCGCCCACCACAACATCGGCACGCCCAGGACGAGCAGCGCCACTCCCAACAACGCGCCCAATCCCGAATAGGCGAGGCTGGCATACAACATGTAGGTGCTGCTGCCGACGAACAGGATCGGCAACACGGGATACAGCGGGACGCGGAAGGGCCGCGCCACCTGGGGCTCGCGCACGCGCAGCACGATCAGCGCCAAGCCCGTCAGCAGGAAGAACAGCCAGAACACGGGCGAGACATAGTGCACCATGGTCTCGAAACCGGAACGCTGCTGGGCGCCGATAAACACCAGCGCCAGCGCCACGGCGCCCTGCACCAGCAGCGCGCCCACCGGCGCGTTGCCCTGCGCGCGCCACCGCGCCAGAAAGCCCAGCGCAGGGAAGTCGCGCCCCAGCGCGAAGTTGGTGCGCGCGCCGGTGAGGATGGTGACATTGATCGAGGCGAACACAGCCACCGCAATGAGCGCGCTGACCAGGCGCGCCGCGTTGTCCCCCAGCACGGCGCGCATGGCGTCGGCGGTGACCACTTCCGAGCCCGCCATGGCGTCCACGCCGAGCATGCGCAGGTAGGCGAGATTGACCAGCAGATAAGCCAAGGTGATCAGGCCGATGCCGACCACCAGCACGCGCACCATGTTGCGCCGCGCACCGCGCAGCTCCGAGGAGACATAGGCCGCTTCGTTCCAGCCGCCGTAGGTGAGCAGCACGAAGATCATGGCGAGCCCGATCGCCTCGCCCGGGCGCAGGCCGCCGGCCGGTTCCGCGGCGGGCACCGCGCCGCCGCCGAGGGTGAGGCCCAACACGATGATGGTCAGCAGCCCGCCGAGGGTGATCAGCGTCATCGCATTCTGCAGCCCGGAGGCCTGACGCAGTCCGACCAGATTGAGCCCGGTGAGCAGCACCACCGCGGTCGCCGCGTAGATCGCCGCGCCGTTCTCGCCAAGGGGCCAAAGGGCGCTGGCGTAGTCGCCGAATACAAAGGCCAGCAGCGCGATGGAGCCGGTTTGCAGCACCGCCAGACGCGACCAGCCGAACAGAAAGCCGAGCCGCCGCCCGTAGGCGCGGCTCAG contains the following coding sequences:
- a CDS encoding amino acid permease; the encoded protein is MRAKPPESIGSAHHALRPIDVVAIIVGLVIGAGIFKAPAIVAGSLGSEPLILTAWLLGGIVSLIGALCYAELASAYPTRGGEYHYLSRAYGRRLGFLFGWSRLAVLQTGSIALLAFVFGDYASALWPLGENGAAIYAATAVVLLTGLNLVGLRQASGLQNAMTLITLGGLLTIIVLGLTLGGGAVPAAEPAGGLRPGEAIGLAMIFVLLTYGGWNEAAYVSSELRGARRNMVRVLVVGIGLITLAYLLVNLAYLRMLGVDAMAGSEVVTADAMRAVLGDNAARLVSALIAVAVFASINVTILTGARTNFALGRDFPALGFLARWRAQGNAPVGALLVQGAVALALVFIGAQQRSGFETMVHYVSPVFWLFFLLTGLALIVLRVREPQVARPFRVPLYPVLPILFVGSSTYMLYASLAYSGLGALLGVALLVLGVPMLWWAGRGRGLVSASVKQGGS